The following proteins are co-located in the Deinococcus metallilatus genome:
- a CDS encoding HAD family hydrolase has protein sequence MERHALPTGYAERFTELDDFGYRSKREVLPQLVRELALPHDPEVLLADFSEHSLAAPVPMPHALDVLRELRARGVRVGVVTNGWVEAQTACLERTGLLPLVDDVVISKSVGLSKPDPAIYTLALARLGVNAAKVWFVGDSPRNDVWGPQQVGLKAAYLPTGHGLKRETPDAVLRDLRDVLTLMDNAKPVLTAES, from the coding sequence GTGGAGCGGCACGCTTTGCCCACCGGGTACGCCGAACGCTTCACCGAACTGGACGACTTCGGCTACCGCTCCAAACGGGAAGTCCTGCCGCAACTCGTGCGGGAGTTGGCCCTGCCACACGACCCGGAGGTTCTGTTGGCGGATTTCTCCGAGCATTCCCTGGCCGCGCCCGTCCCCATGCCGCACGCGCTCGACGTTCTCCGAGAGTTGCGGGCGCGGGGCGTGCGGGTAGGCGTGGTGACGAACGGCTGGGTGGAGGCGCAGACCGCCTGCCTGGAACGCACCGGCCTGCTTCCGTTGGTCGATGATGTGGTCATCAGCAAAAGCGTCGGCCTCAGCAAACCTGACCCCGCCATCTATACGCTCGCCCTCGCGCGCCTTGGTGTGAACGCGGCCAAGGTCTGGTTCGTCGGAGACTCGCCCCGCAATGACGTGTGGGGACCGCAACAGGTGGGGCTGAAGGCCGCCTACCTCCCCACCGGACACGGATTGAAGCGGGAGACGCCCGACGCGGTGCTGCGGGATTTGCGGGACGTGCTGACGCTGATGGACAACGCAAAGCCCGTGCTGACTGCTGAAAGCTGA
- a CDS encoding NAD(P)/FAD-dependent oxidoreductase produces MESYDAVVVGAGPAGLNAALVLGGARRRVLLLDGGPPRNARAAAAHGVFTRDGTPPVNLKTFGLADLAPYPVTVRSGVAREARALEDGFAVRHDGHWIHARRLLFATGVRDVLPNVPGLRARWGRTVHHCPYCDGWENREAALGVLGSGQEGHHLALSVRAWSHSVVLMTDGPDELTDVQRRDLARVGVPIYTAPILRLGGTDTVQVKFRGGERLPLDAIFLNPTQQQNSTLPAALGCELNAKSRVVVNDNGMTSVRGVWAAGDMTGAPQYVMSAASSGMTAAVSLNTTLIHENVRKLGAAFHKSPGEEGGEPPSGGEAS; encoded by the coding sequence ATGGAAAGTTACGACGCTGTGGTGGTGGGTGCCGGTCCGGCCGGGCTGAACGCCGCGCTGGTGCTGGGGGGGGCGCGGCGGCGGGTGCTGCTGCTGGACGGCGGGCCGCCCCGCAATGCCCGCGCTGCCGCCGCCCACGGGGTCTTTACCCGCGACGGCACCCCGCCGGTCAACCTCAAGACCTTCGGCCTGGCCGACCTCGCGCCGTATCCGGTCACCGTGCGCTCCGGCGTGGCCCGTGAGGCCCGCGCGCTGGAAGACGGCTTCGCGGTGCGTCACGACGGCCACTGGATTCATGCCCGGCGGCTGCTGTTCGCCACCGGGGTGCGTGACGTGCTGCCCAACGTGCCGGGCCTGCGCGCCCGTTGGGGCCGCACCGTCCACCACTGCCCCTACTGCGACGGCTGGGAGAACCGGGAAGCGGCGCTGGGGGTGCTGGGGTCCGGTCAGGAAGGCCACCACCTCGCCCTGAGTGTGCGGGCGTGGTCCCACAGCGTGGTCCTGATGACCGACGGCCCCGACGAACTGACGGACGTGCAGCGCCGCGACCTGGCGCGGGTGGGCGTGCCGATCTACACCGCGCCCATCCTGCGCCTGGGCGGAACGGACACGGTGCAGGTGAAGTTCCGGGGCGGTGAGCGGCTGCCGCTGGACGCCATCTTCCTGAACCCCACCCAGCAGCAGAACAGCACCCTGCCCGCCGCCCTGGGCTGCGAACTGAACGCGAAGAGCCGCGTGGTGGTGAACGACAACGGCATGACCAGCGTGCGCGGCGTGTGGGCGGCGGGCGACATGACCGGTGCGCCGCAGTACGTGATGAGCGCGGCCTCCAGCGGCATGACCGCGGCCGTCTCCCTGAACACCACCCTGATCCACGAGAACGTCAGGAAGTTGGGGGCCGCCTTCCACAAGTCCCCCGGCGAGGAGGGGGGCGAGCCGCCCAGCGGGGGTGAGGCGTCCTGA